The DNA window CGCCGCGGAAGCGGCCGCGACATCGATGTTGCGGATATCGACCGCGCAGCGAACGAAGGCGCGCAGCTTTGGCAGCCGCGGAAAAATCTCACCCGGCCCCTGCGTCAGGCGGTCGGCGACGATGATATCGACATCGCGCGCGGCCTCGATCAGGCCGGCAGCGTCGAGGGCGTCATCGGCTTCATTGAGAACGACCTGGGCCAGGGCCTGGAGGCCTTTCAGACTGCGCTCGCCGTAATACTGGCGCCGGAACTGAGGCGTATGGGTCAGCAGAATTTTTGTGATCATATGGTCTCTCTCAACTGACGGCGGTCAGTAACCGAAGGCGCGCGGCAGCGCGGTGCTGATGGCCGGCACGAAGGCAATCACCAGCAGGCACAGCAACGGCAAGCCGAGATAGCCGATGATCGGCTTGACGGTTTGTTCGGGCACAACAAGCTCTCACCCAACGACCGGCGCGTGGCTGTCATGTCCAAAATAGGCGCGTTCGAGCCGCTGCGGCAGGTTGGCCTCGCTGGTCGGCGCTTCCATCACGATGTGGCCCTGCACCAGCGCGTAGACGCGGTCGGCGGCGGCCAGCGCCTTTTCCAGCAATTGCTCGACCAGCAGCACGGCCGTGCCCTTGCTGCGGAGCTGGGCGATGACGTTGAGCACGCGATCGACCAGTACCGGCGACAGGCCCGCTGAGGGTTCGTCGAGCATCAACAGCCGCGGCCGGCGCACCAGTCCCTGCGCCACCGTCAGCATTTGTTGCTGGCCGCCGGAGAGCGCGCCGCCGCGCTCGTGGCGCTTCTCGGCGATCTCCGGAAAGAACGCCAGCGCCTCCTCGACGCGGGCCGCGCGCTCGCCGCGTGGCAGGTCGTAGGCCGCCAGCAACAGGTTGTCGGTGACGGAAATCTGCGTGAACACGCGATGGCCTTCGATGACGTGCACGAGTCCGGCGCGCGCCGCCTCGCGCGGCGTGGCGTTAGTCATGTCGCGGCCGGCGAAGCGCACATGCCCGGCATTGACCGGCAGCAATCCCGACAGCGCGCGCAGCATGGTAGTCTTGCCGGCGCCGTTGGGGCCGAGCAGCGCCACCACCTCGCCCGGCGCTACCGTGAAATCGATGCCGTGCAGCACGCGGATCTTGTCGTAGCCGGACTGCAGCGCTTCGACCGTGAGCAGAAGTTCAGCCGCCGAGGTAAGCACTGACCACCTCCTTGTGGACGCGAATCTCGGCCGGCGTTCCCGCAGCCAGGATACGGCCGAGATTGAGCACGGTGACTTGGTCGCAGATGTCGAAAATCAGGTCGGCATGATGCTCCACCAGCAATACGCCGGTGCCGCGCCGGCTGATCGCCTTGATGAGAATCCCGAGGCGTTCGATCTCGTCGCTGGAGAGACCGGCGGCAGGCTCGTCGAGCAACAGGAAATCCGGCTCCAGCATCAGCGCCCGCGCGATCTCGATGAAACGCAACTCGCTGTGTTGCAGCCGGTCGGCACGGACCTCGGCCAGCGTTTCCAGTCCGACGACGTCGAGCAGCGCGCGGGCCTTGGCGGCGAGCCTGCGCTCGTCGCGCCGGTTGCGCGGCAGCGCCAGCAGCGCTTCGACGAAGGTTGCCTGGCCCTCGATGGTACCGCCGATCATGACGTTCTGCAGCACCGAGGCCTCGCCGATCACGCGCGGGGTCTGGAAGGTGCGGGCGATGCCGCTTGCCGCGCGCAGCGCCGGCCGGCCCGGCGGTAGCGCGTCGTCGCCCAACGTCATAGTGCCGGCCTTGGCGGCGTAGTAACCGGAAATCACGTTCAGGGTCGTGGTCTTGCCGCTGCCGTTGGGGCCGATCAGGCCATGAACCTGGCCCGGCCGGACGTCGAGATCGAGCCCGTCGATGGCGCGCACATTGCCGAAATTCAGCGCAATCCTGCGCAGGCTCAACGTCCGGTCACCCGCGCGCTTGCGGACGACATCGCCGAGCGCGGAGGGACGCGGTACGATGGCGCGGTTGCTCGCGAGCGGACGGCGGTTGCGAAAGTCCAGCAGTGCTGCGATGCCGCCGGGCATCACCAGCACGATCACCAAGAGCAGCACGGCGTAAAGGAACGTCGACCACGCCGCCAGCGGTGCGGCGATCTCCGGCAGGATGGTCAATATGATGGTGCCGAGCATCGGGCCCAGGATCGAGCCGCGTCCGCCGATCAGGATCGCGATGAAGAACAGGATCGACAGATCGAAGGTAAAAGCGTCCGGCGTGATGTAGGTCTGCAGGCTCGCGAACAGGCCGCCGGCGATCGCCGCCAGCGCGCCGGCCAGCAGGAAGATCGCAATCAGCATGCGTGGCTTGGAAATGCCGGTGGCTTCGGCCGCGACTTCGGCGTCGCGGACCGCGATCAGGGCGCGGCCGAACCGGCTATGGGCGACATTGGCGCTCATCCAGGTGCAGAAGGCGGCGAAGCCGATACAGAGATAGTAATAGCCCCATGCGGTATTGAACGGCGCTGGAAATTCCGGGCCGGATATGCCGATGCCGCCGCCGGTGACGCTCTGCCAGGCCAGCGCGATCTGGGTGACAATGGTGGCGAAGCCAAGCGTCGACATCGCGAAATAGAACGTGCGCAATCGCAACGCCGGCAGGCCGACGATGACGCCGAACACCGCGCCCACACAGCCCGCGATCGGCAATGCCGCGAATACCGGCAGCGCCGGCATCACATTGCCGGCCACCAGCACGCTGGTGGTGTAGGCGCCGAGCGTCAGCAGCGCGACATAGCCGATCGCCAGATGTCCGGCGAAACCGACGATCAAATTGAGTCCGGAGACCAGCACCCAGTAGATCGCCGCCCGTGTCCCGATCAGCGCCCAGTAGTCGTTGCTGACGAACGGCAGCACCATCGCGACCGCGAGGATCCCGAGAAACGGCGCCAGTTGCGGCAGCACCGCGCGATAGGCGCGGGGTTCGCTGCGTGCCGGGGTTGCGGTGACCGAGGTCATCACACCCTCCGCGCCGTGGCCGAGCCGAACAGGCCTTGCGGCGCCGCCAGCAGGACCACGATGAACAGCGTGAACACGGCCACCGACGAGAAGATGCCGCCGACCAGG is part of the Bradyrhizobium erythrophlei genome and encodes:
- a CDS encoding ABC transporter ATP-binding protein is translated as MLTSAAELLLTVEALQSGYDKIRVLHGIDFTVAPGEVVALLGPNGAGKTTMLRALSGLLPVNAGHVRFAGRDMTNATPREAARAGLVHVIEGHRVFTQISVTDNLLLAAYDLPRGERAARVEEALAFFPEIAEKRHERGGALSGGQQQMLTVAQGLVRRPRLLMLDEPSAGLSPVLVDRVLNVIAQLRSKGTAVLLVEQLLEKALAAADRVYALVQGHIVMEAPTSEANLPQRLERAYFGHDSHAPVVG
- a CDS encoding ABC transporter permease subunit, translated to MTSVTATPARSEPRAYRAVLPQLAPFLGILAVAMVLPFVSNDYWALIGTRAAIYWVLVSGLNLIVGFAGHLAIGYVALLTLGAYTTSVLVAGNVMPALPVFAALPIAGCVGAVFGVIVGLPALRLRTFYFAMSTLGFATIVTQIALAWQSVTGGGIGISGPEFPAPFNTAWGYYYLCIGFAAFCTWMSANVAHSRFGRALIAVRDAEVAAEATGISKPRMLIAIFLLAGALAAIAGGLFASLQTYITPDAFTFDLSILFFIAILIGGRGSILGPMLGTIILTILPEIAAPLAAWSTFLYAVLLLVIVLVMPGGIAALLDFRNRRPLASNRAIVPRPSALGDVVRKRAGDRTLSLRRIALNFGNVRAIDGLDLDVRPGQVHGLIGPNGSGKTTTLNVISGYYAAKAGTMTLGDDALPPGRPALRAASGIARTFQTPRVIGEASVLQNVMIGGTIEGQATFVEALLALPRNRRDERRLAAKARALLDVVGLETLAEVRADRLQHSELRFIEIARALMLEPDFLLLDEPAAGLSSDEIERLGILIKAISRRGTGVLLVEHHADLIFDICDQVTVLNLGRILAAGTPAEIRVHKEVVSAYLGG